One window from the genome of Gimesia aquarii encodes:
- a CDS encoding GTP-binding protein, with product MTHQIKFIMVGGFLGAGKTTTLGRLAKYYSDQGLNVGVVTNDQASDLVDTNTLRSQGLHVGEVAGACFCCHFDALMETIEELGSKSKPDVILAEPVGSCTDLVATVIQPIKRLFDAEFSIHPYAVLMKPSHGKKILKNEKGSGFSPKAAYILKKQLEEADVILVNRIDELAAEDVDELTALVDEHFPGTPVLRTSALTGEGFEALVEFLKQDGDFGSKILDIDYDIYAEGEAELGWLNSSVRVTSENAFSLDQLLLDVISQLQISFKEKEVETAHLKVIGLWEGFYGVANLISNDSAPKLSLPSDCTVNELDLIVNARVACDPEALTEQVTHVLQHCAKTLNANLEFRQTQSFRPGRPVPTHRYASPQ from the coding sequence AGTCGTTACCAACGACCAGGCTTCTGATTTAGTCGATACAAATACCTTGAGGTCACAAGGTCTGCATGTGGGCGAAGTCGCGGGGGCCTGCTTCTGCTGTCATTTTGATGCTCTGATGGAGACGATCGAAGAGTTGGGATCAAAATCGAAGCCCGATGTGATTCTGGCAGAACCGGTTGGCAGCTGTACTGATCTTGTAGCAACTGTGATTCAGCCTATTAAACGCTTGTTTGATGCGGAGTTTTCTATCCATCCCTATGCCGTTCTCATGAAGCCCAGTCATGGTAAAAAGATTTTGAAAAATGAAAAAGGGTCCGGCTTTTCCCCAAAAGCTGCTTACATACTGAAAAAACAACTGGAAGAAGCAGACGTGATTTTGGTCAATCGCATTGATGAGCTTGCAGCTGAAGATGTTGATGAACTTACTGCTTTAGTTGATGAACACTTTCCCGGGACTCCTGTCTTAAGAACATCCGCCCTCACAGGAGAAGGTTTTGAAGCACTGGTTGAGTTCTTAAAACAGGATGGTGATTTTGGGAGTAAGATCCTTGACATTGACTATGACATTTATGCAGAGGGTGAAGCTGAACTTGGCTGGTTGAATAGTAGCGTGCGCGTCACATCTGAAAATGCGTTTTCTCTCGATCAGTTATTGCTGGACGTCATTTCTCAGTTGCAAATTTCATTTAAGGAAAAGGAAGTTGAGACAGCGCACCTTAAAGTGATCGGTTTATGGGAAGGATTTTATGGTGTTGCTAATCTGATTAGCAATGACAGCGCACCAAAATTATCTCTACCCTCAGACTGCACAGTAAACGAACTGGATCTGATTGTGAATGCACGCGTTGCCTGTGATCCAGAAGCGTTAACAGAGCAGGTGACGCATGTTTTGCAGCATTGTGCAAAAACATTAAACGCAAATTTAGAGTTTCGTCAGACTCAAAGCTTTCGTCCGGGTAGACCCGTGCCAACACACCGCTATGCGTCACCTCAGTGA
- a CDS encoding Gfo/Idh/MocA family protein, producing MSLLKVAVVGVGALGRHHARILAGIEGVSLFAVADTNPDQGQAIAEQNGCRWVSDYRELFEEAEAVSLAVPTQAHLAVASEFLSREIPVLVEKPIACNLQEAEELVRIAEAHDTLLQIGHVERFNPATQAAFERCSNPRFIRSERVSPYTFRSTDIGVIHDLLIHDIDLVLSVVNSQVRNVEAFGVSVMGENEDAVQARLRFQNGCIADLTASRICPSAKRTMQIWGTTGCVNVDFTSREVTSYQPSETLLYGTPPLERARKTGANLEALKQDVFGTFLKVDSPKVSSADALTAELTSFVDAIRSNSEPLVGGAQAIEAMQVAEQVLEAVNRHEWEGSQQGAIGPFIQFSAEERRMAG from the coding sequence ATGAGCTTATTAAAAGTCGCCGTAGTCGGAGTAGGAGCATTAGGTCGCCATCACGCCAGAATTTTGGCTGGAATTGAGGGCGTGAGTCTATTTGCTGTCGCAGACACAAACCCGGATCAGGGGCAGGCGATTGCCGAGCAGAATGGTTGTCGATGGGTTTCAGATTATCGCGAATTATTTGAGGAAGCTGAGGCCGTTTCACTGGCAGTTCCCACACAGGCTCATTTGGCTGTGGCAAGTGAGTTTTTATCTCGGGAGATTCCCGTTCTTGTGGAAAAACCAATCGCATGCAATCTGCAGGAAGCTGAAGAACTGGTGCGGATTGCCGAGGCACATGATACACTACTTCAAATTGGCCATGTAGAACGGTTTAATCCAGCAACACAGGCTGCATTTGAACGTTGTTCAAATCCACGTTTTATTCGTAGCGAGCGTGTCAGCCCTTATACGTTTCGGTCAACGGATATTGGTGTGATTCATGATTTACTGATTCACGACATTGATCTGGTGCTTTCTGTGGTAAATTCTCAAGTTCGTAATGTCGAAGCCTTTGGTGTTTCTGTGATGGGCGAAAACGAAGATGCGGTTCAGGCTCGCTTGCGTTTCCAGAATGGTTGCATCGCAGATTTGACTGCGAGCAGAATCTGTCCTTCCGCTAAACGGACAATGCAAATTTGGGGTACCACTGGTTGTGTTAATGTTGATTTTACCAGTCGGGAGGTGACCTCATATCAACCTTCAGAAACGCTTTTGTATGGAACGCCGCCCCTAGAACGCGCGCGAAAAACAGGGGCAAATCTCGAAGCTTTGAAACAGGATGTGTTTGGCACTTTTCTGAAGGTGGATTCCCCAAAAGTTTCATCGGCAGACGCATTAACTGCAGAATTGACTAGTTTTGTGGACGCCATTCGGTCCAACTCAGAACCTTTAGTAGGCGGTGCACAGGCAATCGAGGCGATGCAGGTTGCGGAACAGGTGTTAGAAGCTGTCAACCGCCATGAGTGGGAGGGAAGTCAACAGGGAGCCATAGGTCCGTTTATCCAGTTTTCTGCAGAGGAACGCCGCATGGCTGGTTAA
- the lpxC gene encoding UDP-3-O-acyl-N-acetylglucosamine deacetylase: MQTRNQRTLARSIECSGVGIFTNADVKIRFCPAPENHGIQFIRTDLVDSKPIPALIQNAVFKQRRTAIEYQGASVEMIEHVMAALAGLRIDNCRIEINAPEAPCFDGSSQELSIEFLEAGIVEQPFKRNLICIGKPVSVEDDTGSFIQAKPLNRSVLAIGYYLNYGEDSPIPPQCLTLEINPETWMKQLAFSRTFVLEDEVKTMRSLGYGLRLSAGDLLVLGEQGVVDNELRTLDECVRHKILDCLGDFALIGCDLYGYFSANQSGHALNRELIKKIKSTHQLISSEAAWKIA, from the coding sequence ATGCAGACTCGGAATCAGAGAACGCTAGCCAGATCAATAGAATGTAGTGGCGTCGGAATTTTTACTAATGCTGATGTAAAAATTCGTTTTTGTCCGGCCCCGGAAAATCATGGTATTCAATTTATTCGAACAGACCTGGTGGATTCAAAGCCAATTCCGGCATTGATCCAAAATGCAGTGTTCAAGCAGAGGCGAACGGCGATTGAATATCAAGGGGCATCGGTCGAGATGATCGAACATGTCATGGCGGCATTGGCGGGATTACGTATTGATAACTGCCGTATTGAAATTAATGCTCCCGAGGCGCCTTGCTTTGATGGATCTTCACAGGAACTCTCAATAGAATTTCTGGAAGCAGGTATAGTCGAACAACCTTTTAAACGAAATTTAATTTGCATTGGGAAACCTGTCTCGGTTGAAGATGATACAGGAAGTTTTATCCAGGCGAAGCCGTTAAATCGTTCAGTGTTGGCCATTGGTTACTATTTGAATTATGGCGAAGATTCGCCCATCCCTCCCCAGTGCCTGACTCTGGAAATCAATCCGGAAACCTGGATGAAACAGTTGGCATTCTCGCGGACTTTTGTGTTGGAAGACGAAGTCAAAACGATGCGAAGTCTGGGGTATGGATTACGCCTTTCAGCGGGAGATTTGCTGGTACTGGGAGAACAGGGTGTCGTTGATAATGAATTAAGAACATTAGATGAATGTGTTCGACACAAAATATTAGATTGTCTGGGTGATTTTGCTTTGATTGGTTGTGACTTGTATGGTTATTTCAGTGCGAATCAGTCGGGACATGCTCTGAATCGTGAGTTGATCAAAAAAATAAAATCGACTCATCAATTAATTTCATCGGAAGCAGCATGGAAGATTGCCTGA
- a CDS encoding Gfo/Idh/MocA family protein: MSEAPKDTSSRREFLKNSSRLAAGASVLAGTAIPHVYAADQNTIKIALVGCGGRGTGAAANALSTTSGPIKLVAMADVFDNRLNTSYQSLKKAFGDKVDVPDDQKFIGFDGYEKAISCLGPGDVVLLVTPPAFRWVHFGYAIEKGINVFMEKPLTVDGPSTRKMLELAKKSEEKNLKVGVGLMCRHCKARQELYDRIKQGQIGDILELRAYRMAGPTGSAATGPKPEKMSELLYQIKNFHGFLWASGGGFSDFLIHNIDESCWMKDAWPVQADGSGGRHYRGDNVDQNFDSYSVEYTFADGTKMFLRGRTMPGCRQKFASFAHGTKGLAVISTSAHHPAKARIYKGYNEAKENLAWAYPQPEPNPYQLEWDDLINAIRQDKRYNEVKRGAEASLVTSMGRMAAHTGQVVTYDEMLNCKQEFAPDVDKLTLDSPAPVLARADGSYPVPLPGILKRREY; the protein is encoded by the coding sequence ATGAGTGAAGCGCCTAAAGATACCTCATCACGCCGCGAGTTTTTGAAAAATTCGAGTCGACTCGCTGCCGGGGCTTCTGTTTTAGCGGGCACTGCAATTCCACACGTCTATGCCGCCGACCAAAATACAATCAAAATCGCGTTAGTGGGATGCGGAGGACGCGGGACAGGTGCGGCAGCCAATGCACTTTCAACTACCAGCGGCCCTATCAAGTTGGTCGCAATGGCAGATGTCTTTGACAACCGCTTGAACACAAGTTATCAAAGCCTCAAAAAGGCGTTTGGGGACAAAGTCGACGTTCCTGACGACCAGAAATTTATCGGCTTTGATGGATATGAAAAGGCAATCAGTTGTCTTGGACCAGGCGATGTTGTCTTACTGGTTACACCTCCCGCATTTCGATGGGTTCACTTCGGTTATGCCATCGAAAAAGGGATTAACGTTTTCATGGAAAAACCTCTGACCGTTGATGGTCCCAGTACACGCAAGATGCTTGAACTGGCTAAGAAATCAGAAGAAAAAAATCTCAAAGTCGGCGTCGGTCTGATGTGCCGTCACTGTAAAGCCCGTCAGGAACTTTACGACCGCATCAAGCAGGGACAGATTGGAGATATTCTGGAACTTAGAGCCTATCGTATGGCAGGTCCAACGGGATCTGCAGCCACAGGTCCTAAACCAGAAAAAATGAGCGAACTACTCTATCAAATTAAAAACTTCCACGGCTTTCTTTGGGCCAGTGGTGGAGGATTCAGTGACTTCCTCATCCATAACATCGATGAAAGTTGCTGGATGAAAGATGCCTGGCCTGTTCAAGCCGATGGCTCAGGTGGCCGACACTATCGAGGGGATAATGTCGATCAGAATTTCGACAGTTACAGTGTTGAATACACCTTCGCTGACGGAACTAAGATGTTTCTGAGAGGCCGGACCATGCCTGGCTGTCGTCAAAAATTTGCCAGCTTTGCCCATGGAACCAAAGGTTTGGCAGTGATTTCCACGTCCGCTCATCATCCAGCCAAAGCACGCATCTATAAAGGCTATAATGAAGCGAAAGAGAATCTGGCATGGGCATATCCTCAACCAGAGCCAAACCCATATCAGTTGGAATGGGATGACTTGATCAATGCAATTCGACAAGACAAACGTTACAATGAAGTCAAACGTGGTGCGGAAGCCAGTCTGGTAACTTCAATGGGAAGAATGGCCGCTCATACAGGGCAAGTCGTGACCTACGATGAAATGCTTAACTGTAAACAAGAATTTGCACCTGATGTCGATAAATTAACATTGGACTCCCCTGCTCCGGTACTGGCACGAGCCGATGGCTCTTATCCTGTACCACTGCCTGGTATCTTGAAACGTCGTGAATATTAA
- the mutY gene encoding A/G-specific adenine glycosylase produces the protein MSELSPIFDPKLRQRFRRQLLSWYNTHQRDLPWREINDPYTVWISEIMLQQTVVAAVIPYFEKFMTRFPDVQTLANAEESEVLQNWEGLGYYSRARNIHKSAKIIVQEYQGKFPTSLESLQKLPGIGRYTAGAICSFAYDQSAPIVEANTLRLYSRLIGLEEDPRSKSGQNQLWDFAELILPRKSPGIFNQALMDLGSLVCTPQNPACNQCPVSSACEAFLKDRQHKIPIPKVRPEITPLTDVSIAVFEGHKVMIRQRMSGERWAGLWDFPRFTLEDMNGLAHPALKKQKSNGQKMLFAEHNDERSGKDDFPTGLSVDVVPRLEEYLREHAGVKASLHQFVAEIRHSVTRYKIRLLCFVAIIESADASQVSSSRLQGEEQALYRWVTVSELEAYPLSVTGRKFAKLLAQEIPSFD, from the coding sequence ATGTCTGAGCTGAGTCCTATATTTGATCCGAAGCTTCGGCAGAGATTTCGCCGACAACTGTTGTCCTGGTACAACACTCATCAGCGTGATCTGCCCTGGCGAGAGATTAACGATCCTTACACCGTCTGGATCAGTGAAATCATGCTGCAGCAAACTGTTGTTGCAGCCGTGATTCCTTATTTTGAAAAATTCATGACCCGTTTTCCAGATGTGCAGACATTAGCGAATGCCGAGGAAAGCGAAGTGCTACAGAATTGGGAAGGTCTTGGATACTACAGCCGGGCGCGCAATATTCATAAGTCTGCTAAGATCATCGTGCAGGAGTATCAAGGCAAATTTCCTACGAGTCTCGAATCGCTCCAAAAACTGCCTGGAATAGGCCGTTATACTGCGGGAGCCATTTGTTCTTTTGCCTACGACCAATCGGCTCCGATTGTAGAAGCCAATACATTGCGGCTCTACTCTCGATTGATTGGACTTGAGGAAGATCCGAGATCCAAATCAGGGCAAAATCAACTATGGGACTTTGCAGAACTCATTTTACCACGTAAGTCACCTGGGATTTTTAACCAGGCATTAATGGACTTGGGGAGTCTGGTTTGTACGCCTCAAAATCCAGCATGCAATCAATGTCCCGTCAGCTCGGCGTGTGAAGCATTTCTCAAAGACAGGCAGCATAAGATTCCGATTCCCAAGGTGCGACCTGAAATCACTCCCCTTACTGATGTCAGTATTGCCGTGTTTGAAGGGCACAAAGTGATGATTCGGCAACGAATGTCGGGAGAACGTTGGGCAGGGTTATGGGACTTTCCCCGTTTTACGTTGGAGGACATGAACGGACTTGCTCATCCTGCTCTGAAAAAGCAAAAATCAAATGGTCAGAAGATGTTGTTTGCAGAACACAACGACGAACGGTCGGGTAAAGATGATTTTCCAACGGGATTATCAGTGGACGTCGTTCCTCGCTTGGAGGAATATTTGCGAGAGCATGCCGGGGTCAAGGCATCGCTTCATCAGTTTGTTGCCGAGATTCGACATAGTGTGACTCGCTATAAAATTCGTTTGCTTTGTTTTGTTGCAATCATTGAGTCTGCTGATGCGAGCCAGGTTTCTTCTTCGCGTTTGCAGGGTGAGGAGCAAGCACTCTATCGATGGGTCACTGTCAGTGAGTTAGAAGCGTATCCGCTTTCAGTGACTGGAAGAAAGTTCGCTAAACTTTTAGCTCAAGAAATACCTTCATTTGACTAG
- a CDS encoding nucleoside permease: MSSQQSPLAIGIRLSIMMFLEFFVWGAWYVTVGNYMDANGMGNAIYWAYTVGPIAAIISPFILGMIADRFFASERVLAVLMILGGAALYYAPNVVGENGAGSGTFILLLLLHMLCYMPTLGLTNSIAFSHLKNQEVWFPLVRVFGTLGWIVANIIVSKVLGADKTATPLLVAGGAGVIMGIYSLTLPHTPPAAKGKKITVRDILGLDSLALLKDRSFLVFIVSSLLICIPLAAYYAYAPVFVADAGIANPAFKMSFGQMSEVLFMVLMPLFFKSLGVKRMLLFGMFAWVVRYALFAAGASDGVAWMIIAGILLHGICYDFFFVTGQIYVDQKAGPAIRAQAQGFLVLATQGVGMLVGALISGNLINAIVTGEGAAKLETWKDFWIYPTVAAFVIMVIFMILFKDDPKGASNVSEEDVAKAASTEEMV, translated from the coding sequence ATGTCATCACAGCAATCACCTTTAGCCATTGGTATTCGACTTTCAATTATGATGTTCCTTGAGTTCTTCGTCTGGGGGGCTTGGTACGTAACCGTTGGAAACTATATGGATGCCAACGGAATGGGAAACGCAATTTACTGGGCATATACTGTTGGTCCGATTGCCGCGATTATTTCCCCATTCATATTAGGTATGATTGCAGATCGTTTTTTTGCATCAGAAAGGGTGCTTGCAGTACTGATGATTTTAGGCGGGGCTGCACTTTACTATGCCCCTAATGTTGTTGGAGAGAACGGTGCGGGAAGCGGCACTTTCATTCTTCTACTTTTGTTACACATGTTATGCTATATGCCAACTTTGGGGCTAACAAATTCCATCGCGTTTTCTCATTTGAAGAATCAGGAAGTCTGGTTTCCTTTAGTGCGTGTTTTTGGAACATTAGGATGGATTGTAGCGAACATTATTGTCAGTAAAGTCCTGGGAGCAGATAAGACAGCGACTCCATTGCTTGTTGCAGGCGGGGCTGGCGTTATCATGGGAATTTACAGCTTGACATTACCTCACACACCGCCAGCCGCTAAGGGAAAAAAAATCACAGTTCGCGACATTTTAGGGTTAGACTCACTTGCGCTTCTGAAGGATCGTTCGTTTCTAGTATTTATAGTGAGTTCATTATTAATCTGTATCCCGTTGGCTGCATATTATGCCTATGCACCTGTTTTTGTTGCTGATGCGGGGATCGCAAATCCTGCATTTAAAATGTCTTTTGGTCAGATGTCCGAAGTTCTATTCATGGTCCTGATGCCACTGTTTTTCAAATCTCTCGGTGTGAAACGGATGCTGTTATTTGGCATGTTCGCCTGGGTTGTTCGATATGCTTTGTTTGCTGCAGGTGCTTCTGACGGCGTTGCCTGGATGATTATTGCCGGGATTCTGCTACACGGTATTTGTTATGACTTTTTCTTTGTCACAGGGCAAATATATGTTGATCAGAAAGCAGGCCCCGCTATTCGTGCACAAGCACAAGGATTTTTAGTATTGGCGACGCAAGGGGTGGGTATGCTTGTCGGCGCTCTAATCAGTGGTAATTTAATCAATGCAATTGTCACAGGCGAAGGGGCTGCAAAACTAGAGACTTGGAAAGATTTCTGGATCTATCCGACAGTCGCAGCCTTTGTAATTATGGTCATCTTTATGATTCTGTTTAAGGATGATCCGAAGGGAGCCTCGAATGTCAGCGAAGAGGATGTGGCCAAAGCCGCCAGCACTGAAGAAATGGTGTAA
- the lpxA gene encoding acyl-ACP--UDP-N-acetylglucosamine O-acyltransferase — MSTKISNLSYVDPKAEIGEDVSIGPFCHVGPNVRIGKGSVLDSHVSITGHTSIGERNRFFPTSVIGAEPQDAGYSGAPTRLEIGDDNLFREGCTVHRGAEKEDHCTRIGNRNTFLCNSHVAHNCHIFDNVTLVNGVLIGGHVHVHDRAIISGNTVVHQFCTIGTLAFITGAARATIDVPPYMICTGSDEFRVRTVNMVGMQRAGISESSVAAVRRAHRLIYRKNKKLDEVREIFSQELEGVIPFALNALFEHLESIKGSKAGRGREEAARNAKFTPDENDQNSTRRAA; from the coding sequence ATGTCGACAAAAATTTCAAATCTCTCCTACGTCGATCCTAAAGCAGAAATAGGTGAAGATGTTTCGATCGGGCCGTTTTGCCACGTTGGTCCAAATGTGAGAATTGGAAAGGGATCTGTTTTAGACAGCCATGTTTCCATTACAGGCCATACAAGCATTGGTGAGAGAAATCGTTTTTTCCCAACTTCTGTGATTGGTGCAGAACCACAAGATGCAGGATATTCCGGGGCACCAACCAGACTTGAGATCGGAGATGATAATCTTTTTCGGGAAGGTTGCACCGTTCATCGAGGTGCAGAGAAAGAAGACCACTGCACGCGGATTGGAAACAGAAATACGTTTCTCTGTAACTCCCATGTGGCTCATAATTGTCATATTTTTGATAATGTGACTCTGGTGAATGGAGTCCTGATTGGCGGTCATGTACATGTACATGACCGGGCGATTATATCGGGAAATACGGTCGTGCATCAGTTTTGTACGATCGGAACGCTCGCCTTTATTACAGGGGCAGCACGAGCGACGATCGATGTGCCACCATACATGATATGCACCGGTTCGGATGAATTCCGAGTCCGTACAGTCAACATGGTTGGTATGCAGCGCGCGGGTATTTCAGAAAGTTCTGTTGCCGCAGTTCGCAGAGCTCACCGATTGATTTATCGAAAAAACAAAAAGTTAGATGAGGTGCGAGAAATTTTCAGTCAGGAATTAGAAGGAGTGATTCCCTTCGCACTGAATGCATTATTTGAACATCTTGAAAGCATTAAGGGTAGTAAGGCCGGTCGAGGTCGTGAAGAAGCAGCTCGGAACGCCAAATTTACACCAGATGAGAACGATCAGAATTCAACACGGAGAGCAGCATGA
- a CDS encoding division/cell wall cluster transcriptional repressor MraZ: MSGEAFITGEVKRTVDDRFRISLPVEMAQAIADESGETMLTKERAGCLSLWKASDWQARQQQGVDLIKQKIQAHRLENRWDEVQRLGRLLSTRNRTIQLANRSRCTIPEGFREFLGVQPNQDVMIIGAVICVEIWNPQAWQNLLEQDMPEFGTLFKELSG, encoded by the coding sequence ATGAGCGGTGAAGCATTTATTACGGGGGAAGTGAAGCGAACGGTTGATGACCGATTTCGTATCTCGTTGCCTGTAGAAATGGCTCAAGCCATCGCCGACGAATCAGGGGAAACAATGTTAACCAAAGAACGAGCTGGCTGCCTCAGCCTCTGGAAGGCCTCAGACTGGCAAGCCAGACAACAACAGGGCGTGGATCTGATCAAGCAAAAGATTCAGGCACATCGCTTAGAAAACCGCTGGGACGAGGTACAACGCCTGGGGCGTTTACTGTCTACCAGAAATCGAACCATTCAATTGGCCAATCGATCTCGCTGTACAATTCCCGAAGGATTTCGAGAGTTTCTGGGAGTCCAACCAAACCAGGATGTCATGATTATCGGTGCCGTCATTTGTGTCGAAATCTGGAATCCTCAAGCATGGCAGAATCTACTGGAACAAGATATGCCTGAATTCGGAACACTCTTCAAAGAACTATCCGGCTAA
- a CDS encoding OmpH family outer membrane protein → MKKLVVSVSVIAIVACLACFTETASAQGTTGNAKTVEHKVGLIDMAHVFKHYEKFTALREELKTEIQQSDAKAKAMAEQIQAVQKEMQDFKQGSPEYLAREKQLAQAASDFEAFRKVAQRDFLRKESRIYHTIYMEVTDTVKKYAKIYNYTLIMRFNRENLDTDDPKKLIQGMNRQVVFHRADDDITLSVLDYLNRSYKPKSSGSGTPTRSTSRPKTSTNR, encoded by the coding sequence GTGAAAAAATTAGTAGTATCAGTTTCAGTGATTGCTATTGTCGCTTGTTTAGCCTGTTTCACTGAAACAGCGTCTGCACAAGGCACTACAGGCAATGCAAAAACAGTCGAGCACAAAGTTGGCCTGATTGATATGGCTCATGTGTTCAAGCATTATGAAAAATTTACCGCATTACGTGAAGAATTAAAAACAGAGATTCAGCAAAGTGATGCCAAAGCAAAAGCAATGGCCGAGCAAATTCAAGCTGTGCAAAAAGAAATGCAGGATTTCAAACAAGGAAGCCCTGAATACTTAGCACGCGAGAAGCAATTGGCACAGGCTGCTTCTGACTTTGAAGCGTTTCGCAAGGTTGCTCAACGTGACTTCCTGCGTAAAGAATCTCGTATCTATCACACCATTTATATGGAAGTGACAGACACAGTCAAGAAGTATGCCAAAATCTATAATTATACTTTGATTATGCGGTTTAACCGGGAAAACCTCGACACCGATGATCCTAAGAAACTGATTCAAGGCATGAATCGTCAGGTTGTTTTTCACCGTGCAGATGATGATATTACGCTGTCTGTTTTGGACTACCTCAACCGAAGTTACAAGCCCAAGTCATCAGGTTCAGGGACACCGACTCGTTCAACAAGTCGACCAAAGACAAGTACAAATCGCTAA
- the bcp gene encoding thioredoxin-dependent thiol peroxidase — MVTESNVPEVGKRAPAFNLPAYPEGKVRLSQYKGEKNVLLYFYPKDNTPGCTTESCDFRDQSSTFERNDTVILGISPDSVASHEKFATKFELPFILLADENHEIAEKYGVWVEKMNYGKKYMGIQRSTFLINKEGKIAAVWPKVKVKGHVAEVAEALKELD; from the coding sequence ATGGTTACTGAAAGCAATGTGCCAGAAGTTGGCAAGCGAGCCCCTGCTTTTAATCTTCCTGCTTACCCTGAAGGAAAAGTTCGTTTAAGCCAGTACAAAGGCGAAAAGAATGTACTGCTTTACTTTTACCCCAAAGACAATACACCTGGATGTACTACCGAGTCCTGCGATTTCCGAGATCAGTCTTCCACATTCGAACGAAATGATACTGTCATTCTGGGAATCAGCCCGGACTCTGTTGCTTCGCACGAAAAATTTGCGACAAAGTTTGAGTTGCCATTTATTCTTTTAGCAGACGAAAACCATGAAATTGCTGAGAAGTACGGTGTCTGGGTTGAAAAAATGAATTACGGCAAAAAATACATGGGAATCCAGCGTTCCACGTTCTTAATTAATAAGGAAGGCAAGATCGCCGCTGTTTGGCCCAAAGTGAAAGTCAAGGGACACGTTGCTGAAGTCGCAGAAGCTCTCAAGGAGTTAGATTAA
- a CDS encoding DUF1571 domain-containing protein — MVKQHTYQSNFVLVRQTKKVAIMAGLMVLSAITTLTQTNLLSAADAEHPLDPAIRLAMKSYDTTAQVKDFEGTFIKREKVGRRMQPTQTMKIKFREKPLSVYLHFQKPHTGREVIYFQGRNGNQILAHETGIKGLVGTISLQPNSPQAMDESRYPITTIGIRKMLFQILKQWKEERQVNAGVNVKYFPDAKLGNMQCKVLETSYPQQKPGLRFQMTRLYIDKATNLPVRVEQYDWPTRRNSKPELVEEYTYTNIRTNAGLNDADFDPKNPAYNF; from the coding sequence ATGGTAAAACAACACACTTACCAATCAAACTTCGTTCTGGTCCGCCAGACTAAAAAAGTGGCTATCATGGCAGGGCTTATGGTCCTATCAGCGATCACTACTCTGACTCAAACCAATTTGCTTTCGGCAGCAGATGCAGAGCATCCACTTGATCCTGCAATCAGGCTCGCAATGAAGAGCTATGATACAACCGCTCAAGTGAAAGACTTCGAAGGCACCTTCATCAAACGGGAAAAAGTAGGACGCCGCATGCAACCTACTCAGACAATGAAGATTAAATTCCGTGAGAAGCCTTTAAGTGTCTATCTACACTTTCAGAAACCACATACAGGAAGAGAAGTTATTTATTTCCAAGGTAGAAATGGAAATCAGATCCTCGCTCATGAAACAGGGATCAAAGGACTTGTAGGAACGATTTCTCTTCAACCTAACAGTCCTCAAGCAATGGATGAAAGCCGTTACCCCATTACAACGATCGGCATCCGAAAAATGTTGTTTCAAATTCTGAAGCAATGGAAAGAAGAACGACAAGTCAATGCAGGGGTGAACGTGAAATATTTCCCTGATGCAAAGCTTGGTAACATGCAATGTAAAGTCCTGGAAACAAGTTACCCACAACAAAAACCAGGACTCCGCTTTCAAATGACTCGTTTATACATCGATAAAGCAACCAATCTACCAGTTCGCGTCGAACAATATGACTGGCCAACTAGAAGAAACAGCAAGCCTGAATTGGTAGAAGAGTACACGTATACGAACATCCGCACGAACGCAGGACTGAACGATGCTGACTTTGACCCCAAAAATCCCGCTTACAACTTCTAA